Sequence from the Zeugodacus cucurbitae isolate PBARC_wt_2022May chromosome 2, idZeuCucr1.2, whole genome shotgun sequence genome:
CTGCCACCTGGAAAGATGTATTTTCAAGCGCGTCATCTGCAGGGAATTTGAGTTAACTGAtcagaaaattatttcaatttttatattgctTGATTTCATTAGGTTTCTCTTTACTGCTaataaatgttaatatattcttaatatttcacttatagTGGATTGTTAACATTGCGTTAACATGtgttacgttacgttatgtTGTAAATAACAGTCAATATTCGTATTAAAAAAACACCCAAGTGGCCACACTATgcattaataaagaaaatacaaacagctgattggcattATCACTACTGGAATACAAAACACTAATATCACAGTTATGAACCTTTTTCGAAGTGCTACTTgtaagttaattaaaaatattataatcttttcacaaatatatattatctcTTTGCATTCATTTTTAGTAACATTACGCTCGGCTCAATTGCACAGAATGTCTGCAACACCACAAACCGCACCAATTGAGTCGGCAATACGACTGGCACTTACGGAGCAATTAGCGCCATTGCACTTGGAAGTGATCAACGAATCCTATATGCACAATGTACCAAAAGGCGCGGAAACCCATTTCAAAGTGTTGGTGGTATCTGATAAATTCGAGGAACTTTCTTTGATAAAGGTATTGATTAAGATTTCTCCgtcaaaaattttgttatacaaTTCGATGTTTCTACTTTGCCATTACAGCGTCATCGTTTAGTGAACTCAATTGTGCAAGATAAATTGGCTGGTAATTTTGTACACGCGCTATCTATAGAGGCTAAAACACCCAAACAGTGGGATCCTAATTACACCGTAGAACCTAGTCCAAATTGCCTTGGCGGCTTTGGCAAATAAGCAACAACGCAGCTGTTTTACACTGTTAAAATCTTTTTAGTTTTGGataattataaattcaatataaattaatagaaaatcaAATAACAATACAATATTGCAGCGTATTACTGCATTGTCGTAATCAAACACATTACACCACCCAATTAAATTCCATCAATTTAATCATCCACACCAGGCAAGGACTCTACCTGTGTACGTGCTGATAGTATAACGTCATTTATACCAACGCCATCATAGGCCGCACCACATAATGTCAACGGCAGTTTATAGTGTTTGATATAACGTCGTATATCGGCGACACGTTGCGTATGCCCGACCGTGTATTGCGGTATACATTTCCTTAGTACGTGCACACGTGTCAAACGTGGTTCTTCTGCTATACCCATTACCACATCCAAATATTGCAAAGCTGTATCCAGCAACTTTTTCGGTGTTGGATCCTTACCGAAGTTCTCCTCAAACCAGCGTCCGCCCATCATAACCGTAAGTATTGTATTGCCTTCCATATCGAAACAACAACTGTCGAAGATTACGCCAAGTATGGGAATCCGTTCTATGGGAGGCACCAAAAAACCAAAAGCTTTCATCTTAAGTAAATCcttaatattatattgtaaGTTGACGACGGCCACATCAACGTACTCTATAGCCATGAGTAATGCTGCCAACGAAGGATGTTGATCTTTTACGCAGGTTGCCAACTTGTACGTTGGAATAGTTGCAATAACATGCTTAGGATCCACATCGACGCCTTTAATATTCATTCTAATACCGCTACGTGTGAATGTGATTTCGCGGCATTCCGATGTAAATTGCATATTCACCTCTCTCTCTTGCAAGTAATTACATAATGTGCGTGGTAGCGTATCCAGACCATCAGGCACTCTATACATGCTCCACTTCTCTTTCAGCGATTGCTCATACAATTTGGGCATGGCATTCCCAAAGATGCCCGCAGCAGGTGTTTTATTCTTATTGCCAAATAGTCTTTCATAAACCACACCTTTTATGATGCCACCCCACTTTTGCTCCTTTTCAAATAGGTCATTCATTAGAAAGCGCACACTAATCTCTTTGGCATCACCAGCACAGATACCACATATCAATGGACTAATCGCATAATTGGCCAATTCTGCACCGAAACGTCTTTCAACAAAATCGTAAATTGATTCATCGGCGAGTTTCAATTTCTTTTGTCCGGTTACTAAATCCTGTTTAATTTGACTTATTAGCGGTTTTGAAAATGGCGGTATTGTTCTGAAAATTCCACTAAGGCTGTTCGGCAATAAGCATAATTGTCCTTTGGCATAAATCAAACGATTTTTAGCGGCCGGTTGCCACGACTTAATCGAATCGACCGGCAATTTCAATTCTTCTATTAACTGCAATGTGTTTGCGCCCTGTATACCCTTGGGCCGAATCGTGCGTGGACCCATCTCGAATATGAAGCCCTTGTCTTTATGTCTTTCGGTGCGTATCCAACCACCGACACGATGTGACGCCTCATATACTGTCGCTGGATAGCCAAACCTCTGCAGCAAATAATAAGCAGCCGACAGGCCACTCATACCAGCGCCCAGAACAGCGgtcatttctttaatttatcaaatgattggcaaattatatttgtataagctggttataataaattatttaattgtaattgtagaaaattgctatcagtttacaattcgtagaaaaaaaaaaacaaaaatttgacaGCAAAGACAATCAACggtctttgttttgtttataaattcattTCTACTGTTTTGATGGAATCAGCTGTTTTTTAGGCATTGTTCAATGTACTGCCGGCATATAAATTAAACAGTGGCGTGCGAAGGGGTCGTTTGtttggaaatgaaattttaaataaaaatacaaatttttgtttgtacatTTTGATtcattagaaaaattttaagtttcgaATTATTCATAATTCTTTGTATTTTAAGCTACCCTGTGCCGAtcttttaagaatttttgagGGTTAATAGAAGATTCATTAAATAGATTTGGACGAGGCTAGGTTGGTTCCCAGCTCAGAGTTAACTTACTCCGAAAACCGAACGAAGGTTTACTTTCTCCAAATTGGAATCAAAAAGAGATTGCACAAATCTGAAGAATACCCACCGTATATGGGGTAATCGACACCGTGGCGACAGTGGAATTGTGAGCCATTGCGACGTCATGGTGGAATAGCTCCTTCGCTACATGCAGCAGTACCAATAATTAGACATAGTTCTGAGACCGTTCTGCCCTTCTTCGGGCACCTCAGGAAACCCAAAAAACGGTGACCTTTTACCTTTCCTTTCGTCACTTCCGTGTACCAATGTACCAATATTTCGTTGACGGTCACGAGACGGCGCAGAACCTTTTTCGGATTGAGCTTAAAAAGCGTCAAAGACTGATGTTAagtgtttgttgtagttgtagtggtTACCCAAACCTGCGTGAACCGACAACaaggtcggaccaaagggaaaatGGGATTAGATGAGTGGGTTTAGTGGGTatacaaagaggtggttagtgtcatgcgagGACTCTTTGCGTAAGGGACATATGTTGGGGGTCAGTCAAGATACTACAGTATCCAGAATGAAGTTGCGCGCGGATCACTCTAGTTTTgcgaggcaactcgagctcaATATCTGCAATTGTTGGTGATTTGACACCAAGTACGCTTTCGCGGGGAGAGAGTCAATGCAGGTCCGCTGTGAATTGCCTTTTAATGCTTACCGAAAGTCTGTCCGGTCCGAAGTCCGGTCGGCATAGTATAGTAAATCGTCGATATATTTCAGAGAGGTACTCTTGATGGCTCTGGGAGGCCACTATTTGGAGAGCATTTTGATATACTCCTTAACAGGTATCATACGGATCATTGTGTAGGTGTTCGGCTGGAGACATCAAGAGGCAACCGGTGGCTATCCGGAGAGCGGTATTTAGACAAGACTGTAGCTTCCCTAGCTCCGTTCTACCGCACCCAGGCGACTATATTGGGGCGACGTAATTTATGACCTACTGGCTAATAGCCTGGTAAGTTGTCAacaacgtttctttgtctttaCCCCATGTGAGTACAGTGAAAGGGTACAGGTTATCCAAAGTAACACTCAAAATTGGTGTTGTTTACAGTAGGAATTTTGATGCCATTGCCAGAAATATTTAGGTCTAGACTGTACTCCCTCGTCCAATTGGTGAATATGGTCgctgtagaaaaataaaaatttttcttcgaggttttcttgtttttttcttcGTCATGCCGGGTAATATTGGGACACCTTCGTAGTCAAATTAATTCATTTCTTTGAGAATGTATTTCCATTTTAAGGGTTGCAAAAGATCTAACGAAAATGTGCTAATTGACCCGTTTAGGGGACTTCCCATAAGTATTTACCAAAACATATACACACAGTCCACACAACCATTTAGCCATATGTAAAGTGTGTGAAGTTTAATATGAGACGGAAATGAAAACTGCATGCCGGATATGTGTCTGATTAGCCCATGAAAAATGCGGTATAAACAAAGGCGATGTCATAAACGACAGCGAAAAGGACGCGTTTAGTATTGAGCGGAAGCAAAAGCGGAAAGTCGGGAtttaagagagagagagcgacaACGGAAGTATGGAAGAATGTACGAGTTGGAGTGAAGTACGAGTATGTtaggaatgtatgtatgtatataaataacggTACAACCGACACGAGCATGCTTTTGTGCGCCGAAAGAAAAGGATTAAAACAAAGCGCAGGATAATGAAGAAGCCAAAGCGGGCGAACACAGGCGCAAACAAATCGGCGCAAAACAaactcaacagcaacaacaacgatgaAATAACTGTGCAATAAGCAACGAAACACGAAACAGTCAACAAAACATTGAGCGAAAACGAATAAGCGTAAGAGTAAGAGTCCAAAGCAGAGCAAAGCATACCATTGCGCTGTTGTCGTATCGATTCGGAAAGGTCGGCTAACAGGCGCATACCGAAAAAGCTCACAGCGGTaacaacgacgacgacgacgttaACTACGATGGCCTGGAGAAAGTCTGCACCTTTCAGACTTGTATCCGCTGCCGTTGTGAAAGGTTCGTTCGTGTTTGCGCTGCGTGGCCGTGTGTGTGACTCTAAAGCAGAGCAGtgtacaaaaagcaaaaaaaaaaaatgcaaaaagcagaaaaaatagtGTCAGCATAGAAAAGCAGATTTTTCCACAACcaccaacgcacacacacacaagcaataTAATTCAAAATCTATGCAAAATCTCtagaaaaagtgttgaaaattcAGTGCTGAAAAATTATCTATTAAGTGAAAAGCTGCAAACGGTATTTGCGCTGCAGCGCTATGTTGCCCTAATTCGAGCAGAAGTCGCAGCTGAAAAAATTttcatgcagcagcagcagcagcagcaaaatatGTAGCCACAGCGCTCGCGTGTGAATAAAGTCAGCGCTAAGCAGTGTAAGCGAAACGCacatgaatttcattaaaaaatattaaaaaaaaaatattagaaatactaAAAAGCTACAGTAATAGAGTTAAGTCACTGGAAGCTAGCAAAAATAAGTTTTTCTCCAGCAGAAACGTGCAAATTTCCAGTGAAAATACAGTGAAAATTCGCAAGAAAATTTTcggtatgtgtgtatttgccaGCGTGTAGGTATGCGTGCCCATAtaccaacacaaacacacacacacacatatacatctactcgtacatatatagtGGTTTGTCAGTTTGTTGGGCCAGCGCTTGTAGGGGTGTACTAGGGCTTCGTGACTAggacacataattttttttgttgcttcgtaCATCGCGCTTCGTATATGCATGGCCAACATCGTGTGCGCCTGCTGCGCGTTGAAAACGAAACGAATTGTGTTAGTGTGTGAGTGTGACTAAAAGCAGCGAGTGTGTGAGCAAGTGAGCGAGCGAGCGGACGAACGAACGGAAGCTCGTCAAATGTGTGGCAGAcaccgccgccaatatatttaatTGCACGAACTGGCAATGTGCAGGCATTTCTACATATTTGCcttaatgttttaaaaatagtgGTATTGCAGAGAGTTTGGAAgtggaaagaaataaaaaataataaaaaaaattataataaaaattattttttaaattttttaatcaaattaaatataaaaaattatttcaaatttttactaaataattaatttcgagttttttaatactaattaaatttaaataaagtagtataacaaaaaatatagtttaaatgtttaaaaaaataaaaaaaaattttattattttaaattaaaaaaaaattttattttaaatttaaaaaaataaacaatttttttttattattttttaacactatTTACATTTTTGAAGCGAGATTTGAgtggaaagcaataaaaaaataataaaaaatactaaaaataatatttaatcaaaataaaatattcaaaaaaaaaaatttatttttgattacacATTTGAAAAGAGATTTgtgcgaaaaaaataataataattaaaataaaatattaaaaaaataaacttaaaaaattgaataaattttctttttctttattttgctcttctaaatgataaaaataattttttaaattttttttatcaaaataaaatataaaaaatatgattaaaatgTTTACCAAATAACTTTGAAGAGACTTGTTAGTGAAAAgcaattcaaaataataataaatactaaaaataatttttaatcaaaataaaatattcaaagtataatttaaaatatttaaaaattaattaattttgaaattatttatagttGATAACACATTTGAAGAGAGatttgtgtgaaaaaaaaattaaataaaatataaaaaaaattaaatttattaaaaaaaattgaataaacattctttttcttttttatgcttttctcacaacaaaaaataataataaattaaaaaaataattttttaaattttttttatcaaaataaaatataaaaaatatgattaaaattttgagtaaataatttgtttcgaattttttttaatactaatgAGACTTTTGAAGAGAGATTTTagtgaaaagaaattaaaaataattaaaaaaaatataatttaatatgtgtactaaatgtgtaattttcaattttaaatattaatttcactttcGTATGATTGAATCTCCcataacaaaaagcaaaaaaaaaaaataaaaacaactgtTTCTAAGCAACATTTCTTTAACTATGTTCCCTTAACGTGCCACATTTTGGCGCTTACACTTGGCCAAGTGGCAACTAACCATGCACATGTCCACTCCCTTTCTCACTTACTTCACTTTTCATGCTTCTTCTGCTTCGCGCTTGTTACCACTTCGCCGTATAAAACTTCCACTTCTAATAACAACTAT
This genomic interval carries:
- the LOC105209136 gene encoding protoporphyrinogen oxidase, which produces MTAVLGAGMSGLSAAYYLLQRFGYPATVYEASHRVGGWIRTERHKDKGFIFEMGPRTIRPKGIQGANTLQLIEELKLPVDSIKSWQPAAKNRLIYAKGQLCLLPNSLSGIFRTIPPFSKPLISQIKQDLVTGQKKLKLADESIYDFVERRFGAELANYAISPLICGICAGDAKEISVRFLMNDLFEKEQKWGGIIKGVVYERLFGNKNKTPAAGIFGNAMPKLYEQSLKEKWSMYRVPDGLDTLPRTLCNYLQEREVNMQFTSECREITFTRSGIRMNIKGVDVDPKHVIATIPTYKLATCVKDQHPSLAALLMAIEYVDVAVVNLQYNIKDLLKMKAFGFLVPPIERIPILGVIFDSCCFDMEGNTILTVMMGGRWFEENFGKDPTPKKLLDTALQYLDVVMGIAEEPRLTRVHVLRKCIPQYTVGHTQRVADIRRYIKHYKLPLTLCGAAYDGVGINDVILSARTQVESLPGVDD
- the LOC105209135 gene encoding bolA-like protein DDB_G0274169: MNLFRSATLTLRSAQLHRMSATPQTAPIESAIRLALTEQLAPLHLEVINESYMHNVPKGAETHFKVLVVSDKFEELSLIKRHRLVNSIVQDKLAGNFVHALSIEAKTPKQWDPNYTVEPSPNCLGGFGK